Proteins from a single region of Electrophorus electricus isolate fEleEle1 chromosome 5, fEleEle1.pri, whole genome shotgun sequence:
- the LOC113576120 gene encoding growth hormone secretagogue receptor type 1 produces MTNWTNMSVCPVSLCDGEIVDNATEADVDYPVHLFPVPILTGITVTCCLLFLIGITGNLMTILVVSKYKDMRTTTNLYLCSMAFSDLLIFSCMPLDLYRVWRYRPWNFGDHLCKLFQFVSESCTYSTILSITALSVERYFAICFPLRAKVVVTRRRVKAVILLQWLVALCSAGPIFFLVGVEHENGTKPWETNECKATEHAIQSGLLTMMVWVSSVFFFLPVLCLTILYSLIGRRLWKRKKNPIGPISSRDKNNKQTVKMLAVVVLAFVLCWLPFHVGRYLFSKSSEADSPLISQISEYCNLVSFVLFYLSAAINPILYNIMSKKYRAAVCKLFGVRRTPDRSMNTVVNTKSFPAWNESGGCT; encoded by the exons ATGACTAATTGGACGAACATGTCCGTCTGTCCGGTTAGTTTGTGCGATGGAGAAATTGTGGATAACGCAACAGAAGCGGACGTCGACTACCCGGTGCACCTCTTCCCCGTGCCGATATTGACTGGGATAACGGTGACTTGTTGCCTTCTCTTTCTGATTGGAATTACAGGAAATTTAATGACTATTCTGGTGGTCAGTAAATATAAAGACATGCGAACAACTACCAACCTTTATTTGTGCAGCATGGCCTTTTCCGATCTCCTAATATTTTCGTGCATGCCCTTGGATCTCTACCGCGTCTGGCGTTATCGACCGTGGAATTTCGGAGACCACCTGTGTAAACTTTTTCAGTTCGTGAGTGAAAGCTGCACGTACTCCACCATCCTCAGCATCACAGCCTTAAGCGTGGAGAGATACTTTGCAATTTGTTTCCCCCTCAGGGCAAAAGTTGTAGTGACCAGACGTCGAGTGAAGGCAGTCATTCTGTTACAGTGGCTCGTCGCGCTCTGCAGCGCGGGAcccattttctttttggtaGGGGTTGAACACGAGAATGGTACCAAGCCGTGGGAGACCAACGAATGTAAAGCGACTGAACATGCGATCCAGTCCGGCCTACTTACTATGATGGTTTGGGTCTCCAGcgtctttttctttctgcctgTTCTGTGTTTGACGATCCTCTACAGCCTTATAGGCAGAAGactgtggaaaagaaagaaaaacccaaTCGGACCCATTTCTAGTCGGGacaagaataataaacaaacagttaaAATGTTAG CGGTAGTGGTGCTGGCGTTTGTGCTCTGCTGGTTACCGTTTCACGTGGGGCGCTATCTGTTTTCCAAGTCATCCGAAGCGgactctcctctcatctcccaaATCAGCGAATATTGCAACCTGGtctcatttgttctgttttatttaagtGCCGCAATAAATCCCATTCTTTATAACATAATGTCAAAAAAGTACAGGGCCGCGGTTTGCAAATTGTTTGGAGTAAGGCGTACTCCTGACCGTTCAATGAATACTGTCGTCAATACGAAAAGCTTTCCGGCGTGGAACGAATCCGGCGGCTGCACATGA